The DNA region TGACTTCTTTGCCATCCAGTGGATGGAAACCCAAGGGACCTCAACCAACCTCTTCGACCAGGCCTTTTCCGAGAGTGTAATGAACTCGTTCGACTTTGAGAACCCAACGCGCGATGTCGAGTGGTTCTGCATCGAGGGCGGCACATCACTCCTCACCGACGCCATGCAAGCCAGTCTCAGCACCAAGGTTGAGACAGGTAAGCGTGTCGAAGTCATCTCCATCAACTGGACCTCACATGACGACGGCAACATGTCTGTCAAATGTGCCGGTGAAACCGAAGTCCGCACGGGATACAGCACCGTGTTCAGCACCACAACCCTCGGCTGCCTCGGCCGCATGGACTTGCGCAGCCTCCAGCTCCATCCCTCGCAGAAGGACGCCATTCGCGCCCTGCACTACGACGAATCGGTCAAGGTGGCTCTCAAGTTCTCGTACCCCTGGTGGATTGTCGACTGTGGCATCACCGAAGGCGGGGTTGCCAGCACCGATCTGCCGCTGCGAACATGCGTCTACCCATCCTACAACCTTCACGACGGCAAGGAAAACCCCGCCGTGCTGCTGGCCTCATACACTTGGGCACAGGACGCCACCCGTGTAGGCTCTCTCGTCAACAACCGCGCATCCCCcgccggtgaggaggaaCTTGTCGAGCTCATCCTCcgcaacctcgccctcctgaAACTATATCATACGACAAGATTCGAGCTGCTTTCACCGGCGTCCACCACGCCTATTCGTGGCCGCAGGACCCGAATACGGCCGGTGCCTTTGCATTGTTTGGGCCGGGCCAGTTTAGCAACCTGTACTCGTACTTGACGCGCCCGGCGGCTGACAGCAAGTTCCACATTGTTGGTGAGGCATCGAGCGCCCACCATGCCTGGATCGTTGGGGCTCTCGACAGTGCTGTCGCCGCCGTGTTGCGCTTCCTCAAGCGGTTCGAGTTGCGTAACCAGCTCAGGGAGCTCGAAGAGAAGTGGGGAGGcgtcgaggagctggagacaGGTGCGAAGGGCACATTGCATTTGCAGGTCGCAatggggatgttgagggaAAAGAACCAGGTCAAGGTTTGAGAGGCCCTTCTCTCCTTGAGGACAATGACTTCTCTTGAATGGAGGAGTACTGAATGCTGGATACCTGGATATTAGGCGATATTAAACTGACAGTTCTCCTATATTACGCAGCAACTCCAACCAAAAGCATTTAGACGCTCTTGAGGACAAACCACAAATGTCGACGATCAACAGATTAACAGGCCCACCATCCAAtgaccccccttcccaccagcTTCCAttccccatccatcctcatcccctccctaCCTTATTCGTAATCCCACTCATACTCATCCAACGAATAGCACGAAGTACGCCCCCACGGCGTCGGCTCCATACCCCTAAAGAGATCGAAGTAGTCCTTCCCTATATCAGTGATGACAAAGGTCCCGTTTCCAAGGTCTTGAACCTCGCCAAAGCTCGAAGACCACTTTGAGTATTCGTCCCAGCTGGCCGCGCGCTCGAGCGCGAGTGCCTGTGAGCAGCTCTCGCAAAGCCCTCGGATGATAACTTTCTTGTTGGCGTCATCGAACTCGTAAGTTACATTCAGCGGAATGTAGGCGACGCATTCTGAAAGATCCCAGGCGACCCAGCATGCCATAACATCGCGCGAGACGCGGCAGCGTTTGGTAAGTTTCTGGGCTGGAGCGGCGAGGGCAAGAGCAAAAAGAGatgtgtggaggagggcggcgagtCTCATTGTTACTAACTAGTGTTGATGTGATGGTCAATTACCTACATGGCAGCCGACTTGATGATGGGCCGTCTTTAAGAGCTGCCATATATATGTAAGGGCTGCGCCCCATGGGTGAGGGTCGTCATTGAAGTCCCGTGAtgtttggggagggttgtgtCGAAGGAATTATCCAGATTGAACGACAAGTTTCTCGGGCGACACAAGAGATCGAATATAGGTGTTGCCAAGGCCTGGAAATTGAAGATCACCACCCTGACATGTCTTGGGGTTGTCTTGTGGTGCTCTGAAAGGAAGCATTTCCCGCTTTGGACTGCTAGGCATCTTCCCAGGTCATCACAATCTCCATCGACGACAACATCTCTTCTCAAACTACCTACCCATCAAAACAGACTACCAGTTAGTAAAGGGACAAATCTCACCCCATTGTCCTGTTTTCCTCCTTTCTCCCCATGGCGACCTTACCTGCCTTACTCACAACTTCAGACAACCAACCCGCCCTTTTCGCCACGTAGCCAAAGAGCGTAGACTTCTCACAACTAACTATGAGCTCGAGGTGTAGCTGAGGCTGAAACAAACCAAGAATGACTACCCCAAAGAAACCCCAAACTCTTACCAATATCTCGTTACTCAATAATAGGGCCTATGGCGCAACTGCTTTTCCGCGCCCTTGTCAACGTCAAACTGCGGGGTGAGCCGCGGGGCGCGGGGGCACCGGGGGTAGCTCCCCTTATCGCCGGCATTGTCGAATGCGGGGCCGGCCCGGCAGAGTGGATAGCTGCAGCTATGGCGTCAGCAAACACCCTCCCACTGACCCCCGTGTTTTGTTCTCTCCGGTGACGGGACCCCCTAATAATAACTGTCAGTCTCCTCAATAACATGTTGTTGCCTGCCGCCGCAAGACTGAGGTATAAATCATTTTCTCAACTTTTCAAAACTTCGACAAAATCAAACGCTCGGCTCATCCTTGCCCCGCTCTTCACCCCGCCATCAATCACAAGAACAATGTCCTCCGCTGTTGCTAAGCGCCTCGAGGGCAAAACGGTGGTCATTACCGGTGCTAGTTCCGGCATCGGAAGGAGCACCGCTTTTGAGTTTGCTCGTACTGCTCCAAAGAACCTGAAGCTTGTTCTTACCGCGAGGAGGATTGATACGCTGAAGCAGATCGCGGCGGATATTGTTGCCGAGGTAGGTGAGGGGGTCAAGGTGTTGCCTGTTCAGCTTGATGTGAGCAACCccgaggaggtcaagactTTTGTCGGGAAACTGCCGGAGGAGTTTAGGGATATTAATGTTTTGGTGAACAATGCGTATGTCTTGGATCTcatcctttttttcttcatggTTCATACTGAACAAGATATAGGGGTCTCGTCAAAGGTCTCGCCCGGGCACCCGAGATTGCCGAGGAAGATATCAACATCATGTTCAATACCAACGTTACTGGTCTGATCAACATGACACAGGCTATTCTCCCCATCTTCAAGAAGCGGCctgagggtggtgctggcgaCATCATCAACGTTGGCAGCATCGCTGGCCGTGAGCCATACCCCGGTGGCAGCATCTACTGCGCTACCAAGGCGGCCGTTCGCAGCTTCACCGATGCTTTGCGCAAGGAGCTTATCGCTACTCGCATTAGGGTCATGGAGATTGACCCCGGTCAGGTTGAGACTGAGTTCTCTGTTGTCAGATTCTACGGTGACAAGGCCAAGGCGGACGCTGTCTATGCGGGCTGCGAGCCGTTGACGCCAGATGACATTGCCGAGGTGGTTGTATTTGTTGCTGGCAGAAGGGAGAATGTTGTTATTGCTGATACTCTGATCTTCCCCAGTCACCAGGTATGTTTCATTTAGATTCCATGTGTGAGGGCTTGACTAATTTGTTGTGATCAACAGGCCGGTGCTGGTATCTTACACAAGAAGTCGACTTAAGGAGATGTATGGGGTCGACGGAGAGGACGGATTTGATGCTGTTACGCTTTTAGTACATATTCTAGATAGAAGGCGAGGAATTGAGACCTTTTAGAGCCACACACAATGTCATGAGCATCTCATCAGGAAGAGGGACTTTGTACCTTACACCCTAACCCTGGAGTGATATCGGCggcaaaaaagggggtgcCAAGCACGCACAAGCCACATAAATCCAAAATTCCGCCTTGTTCCTACCAACAAATCAAAGGTTGTGTAGTGTAGTGGTTATCACTCTGGATTTTGACTTGTTCAAGTCACATTCCTTCCAGTAACCCCGGTTCGAACCCGGGCACGACCTTCTGCTTttgcttctctctctctctcttgcaCAGGCCTGTTGGCTGTCCTACTTTTGCGTTAttgcttctttttttgtttctcacCCATGTCCATCCTGTTCAGCTCAGCAGGCCCATTAATGCAGTTCTCGTGGTTGCTCAAGCCAAGTTTTCTAGATCGAATCGCGAAGTCGGCATGGTCTtgcaacccaacccaacacaAAGTCTCACCATGGGGCTCATCTGGTATCCTTTTCTCGAATGCCACTTGTCCATCATCCGACTTTCTACGAGAAAGACGGCATTCTCGAGGTCCTACATTGCTTTTTTCTCCGACGAAACGGCGGGTAACCAACCCGGTACGCTTGTCTCGTGGTGGCTTTCGCAATGATCCAATGAAAGCTTTCCACTTACACGTCTTTTCTTCCTGTTGTGTTTCCCTCACTCctatccatccatccatccatccattcacaccaccatccatgATACAACGTGCGcgatatttcttttttccttttgaTATATGGCCTCGCACAAACAGCCTGAGTCAGACCGTCCGGAATATCCTCCCAGAACAGAGCTCGATGAGGACCAAAGAAAAGAGACCTTCATATTTCCACAGCGACTACCCTGATTCACCCGATGGTGTGTCAAGGCTCT from Podospora pseudopauciseta strain CBS 411.78 chromosome 6, whole genome shotgun sequence includes:
- a CDS encoding hypothetical protein (EggNog:ENOG503NW2S; COG:Q) gives rise to the protein MLLPAAARLRYKSFSQLFKTSTKSNARLILAPLFTPPSITRTMSSAVAKRLEGKTVVITGASSGIGRSTAFEFARTAPKNLKLVLTARRIDTLKQIAADIVAEVGEGVKVLPVQLDVSNPEEVKTFVGKLPEEFRDINVLVNNAGLVKGLARAPEIAEEDINIMFNTNVTGLINMTQAILPIFKKRPEGGAGDIINVGSIAGREPYPGGSIYCATKAAVRSFTDALRKELIATRIRVMEIDPGQVETEFSVVRFYGDKAKADAVYAGCEPLTPDDIAEVVVFVAGRRENVVIADTLIFPSHQAGAGILHKKST